The Euleptes europaea isolate rEulEur1 chromosome 2, rEulEur1.hap1, whole genome shotgun sequence genome has a segment encoding these proteins:
- the JUN gene encoding transcription factor Jun codes for MTAKMEPTFYDDAINATFVQPESGAYGYNNPKVLKQNMTLNLADPASNLKPHLRNKNADILTSPDVGLLKLASPELERLIIQSGNGLITTTPTPTQFLCPKNVTDEQEGFAEGFVRALAELHNQNTLPIVTSAAQPVNTGMPPVSSMAGNSGFSAGLHSEPPVYANLSNFNPNTLNAAPNYNASNLGYPPQHLNPQMPVQHPRLQALKEEPQTVPEMPGETPPLSPIDMESQERIKAERKRMRNRIAASKCRKRKLERIARLEDKVKTLKAQNSELASTANMLREQVAQLKQKVMNHVNSGCQLMLTQQLQTF; via the coding sequence ATGACTGCAAAGATGGAACCTACTTTCTACGATGACGCCATAAATGCTACCTTTGTACAGCCGGAAAGTGGTGCTTATGGATACAACAACCCCAAAGTTCTGAAGCAGAACATGACGCTGAATCTGGCCGACCCGGCCAGTAACCTCAAGCCCCACCTGAGGAACAAGAATGCCGACATCCTGACCTCCCCAGATGTTGGCCTCCTCAAGCTGGCCTCTCCTGAGCTAGAGAGGCTGATCATCCAGTCCGGCAACGGGCTGATCACCACCACCCCGACCCCGACCCagttcctctgccccaaaaatgtcaCCGATGAGCAAGAAGGGTTTGCTGAAGGCTTTGTCAGGGCGCTGGCAGAACTGCACAACCAAAACACCCTGCCAATTGTTACTTCTGCTGCCCAGCCTGTTAACACCGGCATGCCCCCTGTCTCATCTATGGCTGGAAACAGTGGCTTCAGTGCCGGTTTGCACAGCGAGCCGCCTGTCTATGCCAACCTCAGCAATTTCAACCCAAATACGCTCAACGCGGCGCCTAACTACAACGCAAGCAACCTGGGCTATCCTCCTCAGCATCTAAACCCCCAGATGCCGGTGCAGCATCCCCGCCTTCAAGCTCTGAAAGAAGAACCTCAGACTGTCCCAGAGATGCCTGGGGAGACTCCTCCCTTGTCCCCTATTGACATGGAGTCCCAGGAGAGGATCAAGGCAGAGAGGAAGCGCATGAGAAACCGAATTGCGGCCTCCAAGTGCCGGAAAAGGAAACTGGAACGGATTGCCAGGTTGGAAGACAAAGTGAAAACTTTGAAAGCGCAAAACTCGGAACTGGCATCTACTGCCAATATGCTGCGAGAGCAGGTTGCTCAGCTGAAGCAGAAGGTCATGAATCATGTCAACAGTGGGTGTCAGCTAATGTTAACACAGCAGTTGCAAACTTTTTGA